The genomic interval CGCAGTTCGCCCTGGACTTCTACCAGGACGTCCGCAACAACGACCGCGTCGCCGTGAACAAGAAGCTCAACGAGTTCGTGATCCCGTACCTGGACATCCGCGACCGCGTGAAAGGCTACTCCGTCTCCATCGTCAAGGGCGGCCTGGACGCCATCGGCCGCTCCGCCGGCGGCGTCCGCCCGCCGCTGCAGAACCTGGCGCCCCAGGACCTCGCAGACCTCAAGGCCCTCATCGCCACCGTTTCCTGAACCTCGGCCTTCTTACCAACGTCTCCCTAGGAGTAAATACAGTGACACTCACCGGACATTCCCTGATCGCCGGCCAGCCCGTCGTCGGCAGCGGCAGGACCGCCTTCGGCTTCAACCCCGCCACCAACGAGGCGCTCGAACCCGCGTACACGCTGATCACCGAAGACCAGCTGACGACGGCGACCTCCGCCGCCGCCGCCGCCTACCCCTCCTTCAGTGCCCTGGACCCCGAGACGCACGCCGGCTTCCTTGAAGCCATCGCCGGGAACATCGAGGCCATCGGCGATGAACTGATCATCCGCGCGGGCCAGGAAACCGGGCTGCCCACCGCCCGGCTGACCGGTGAACGGGCCCGCACCACCGGGCAGCTCCGCCTGTTCGCGAACGTGGTCCGCCAGGGTGACTTCCGCGGCGTCCGCATCGATCCGGCCCTGCCGGAGCGCACTCCCCTGCCCCGCGCGGACATCCGCCAGCGCCAGATCCCGCTGGGTCCCGTGGCGGTGTTCGGTGCCAGCAACTTCCCGCTCGCGTTCTCGACGGCGGGCGGAGACACCGCCTCCGCCCTCGCCGCCGGCTGCCCGGTGGTCTTCAAGGCCCACAACGCCCACCCCGGGACCAGCGAACTCGTGGGACAGGCCATCGCCAAGGCCGTTGCGGACGCAGGGTTGCACCCCGGCGTCTTCTCCCTGATCTACGGACCCGGCGCCAGCATCGGCCAGGCCCTGGTAGCCGATCCCGCCATTAAGGCAGTGGGCTTCACCGGCTCCCAGAGTGCCGGGATCGCCCTGATACGGACCGCCGCCGCCCGGCCGGAACCCATCCCGGTGTACGCGGAAATGTCCTCGCTGAACCCGGTGTTTGTGTTCGACGGCGCCCTCAAGGGTGACGTTGACGCGCTGGCACAGCAGTACGTCACCGCCGTCACCGGCAGCTCAGGCCAACTCTGCACCTCCCCCGGCCTGCTGTTCGCCCCCGAAGGCGAGCTGGGCGACAAACTCGCAGCCGCCGTCGGCCGCGCCGTCTCCGCCTGCGCCGGCCAGACGATGCTCACCGAGGGAATCGCCGGATCCTGGAACGCCGGAGCCGAAGCCCTCGGTTCCGCGGACGGCGTCACCGTCGTCGGACAGGGCACTGAGGGTCCCACCAAAAACGCGCCCGCCCCGACGATCTTCGGGACCGGCGTCAAGGAATTCGTTGCCAACCACGTGCTGCACGCCGAAATCTTCGGCGCCGCGTCCCTGGTGATCCGCTACGGCTCGGTGCACGAACTGATTGCCGCCACCAACCGGCTGGAAGGCCAGCTCACCGCCTCCCTGCAGCTCACCGAAGAGGACTACCCGACGGCGGCGCAATTGCTCCCCGCCCTCGAGCAGAAGGTGGGCCGCATCATCGTCAACGGCTGGCCCACCGGCGTCGAAGTGGGCCACGCCATGGTCCACGGCGGACCGTTCCCCGCCACCTCGGACGCCCGCACCACCTCGGTGGGCACGCTGGCCATCAACCGTTTCCTCCGGCCGGTCGCCTACCAGAACCTGCCCCAGGAACTGCTGCCGGCCGCGCTCCGGGACACCAACCCCTGGCAGCTGAACCGCCGCATCGACGGCACCGTTGAAGCCGCAGCCGATGCAAAAGATAAGGTCAACGCATGAGCAACCAGCCCACGATCGCCCGCGTCGAAGTGGTCCCCGTTGCTGGCCACGACAGCATGCTGATGAACCTCAGCGGCGCCCACGGGCCCTTCTTTACCCGCAACGTGGTCATCGTGACAGACTCCGATGGCCGCACCGGCCTGGGCGAGGTTCCCGGCGGCGAGAAGATCAAAACCACCATCGAGGAGGCCGGGACGCTGATCACCGGCCAGCCCGTGGCCCGCTTCCGCTCCCTGCTCCGGGAGATCGCGGCGGAGTTCGCAGACCGCGACGCCGGCGGCCGCGGCCTGCAGACCTTCGACCTCCGCACCACGGTCCACGCCGTCACCGCCGTCGAATCGGCCTTGCTCGACCTGCATGGCCAGTTCCTCGGCGTTCCGGTCGCCGAACTGCTCGGTGACGGGCAGCAGCGCACCTCGGTGCCGATGCTCGGATACCTTTTCTTTGTTGGTGACCAGGCCCGCACAGACCTCCCCTACCTGGTGGAGGAGACGCCGTCGGACCGCTGGGAGAAGCTGCGCCGGCAGGAGGCGATGACTCCGGAGGCAGTTGTGGCCCTGGCCGAGGCCGCCCACGAGCGGTACGGCTTCACTGATTTCAAGCTCAAGGGCGGCGTGCTGTCCGGGGATGACGAAGTTGATGTGGTGACCGCCCTTCACGCGCGCTTCCCGGACGCGCGGGTGACCCTGGACCCGAACGGCGGCTGGCTCCTGGAGGAAGCCATCCGCCTCGGCAAGCGGATGCAGGGTGTGGTGGCGTATGCCGAGGATCCGTGCGGTGCGGAAGGCCGGTTCTCCGGGCGCGAAGTCATGGCGGAGTTCCGCCGCGCCACCGGCCTCAAGACGGCCACCAACATGATCGCCACGGACTGGCGGGAGCTGTCGCACGCCATCCGCAGCAACGCCGTGGACATTCCGCTGGCGGACCCGCATTTCTGGACCATGTCCGGCTCAGTCCGCGTGGCGCAGCTGTGCAACGAGTTCGGACTGACCTGGGGATCGCACTCGAACAACCACTTCGACATCTCACTGGCCATGTTCACGCACACCGGCGCGGCCGCCCCGGGCGAAATCACCGCGCTGGACACGCACTGGATCTGGCAGGACGGGCAGGGGCTCACCAAGAACCCGCTGCAGATCCGCGACGGCGCCATCTCGGTGCCCGATGCGCCCGGCCTGGGCATCGAACTGGACCGCGACGCCCTGGACAAGGCGCACGAGCTGTACCTGCAGCACGGCCTCGACGCGCGGGACGACAGCATCGGCATGCAGTATTACGTCGATGGCTGGTCCTTCGACCCGAAGCGGCCCTGCCTGGTCCGCTAGAACCATAGCTTCCGCACGGTCGGTCCCCTTAGAGAGGGGCTGGCCGTGCGGAAATTCCAACAGCTAAATAGAAGGGTGGACTGTGGGCGGCGTTGTCTCCGGAATCCTGATCGTCTCCGTGGTCATTGCCGTGGGCTATTTCGCGGCCCGGCTGCGGATCCTGGGGCCGGAAGTCCAGGGTGCACTGACCCGCACTGCCTACTACGTCACCAACCCGGCGCTGCTTTTCACGGTGGTTGCCGGCAGCGATATCCGCGCCGCCCTGGGAACCGATGCCCCGCTCGCGCTGCTCTCCGCAGCGATAGTGGGGCTTCTTTATTGGCTGGCGAGTTTCCTGTTCTTCCGGCGTCCGGCGGCGGAGACCGCCGTCGGGGCCATGGCCAGCAGCTACGCGAACGCCAACAACATCGGCATCCCGGTGTCCCTGTACGCCGTGGGAACGGCACAGCACGTGGCACCGGTGCTGCTGGTCCAGCTCCTGGTGATGGCGCCGTTCTACCTGACAGTCCTGGGCCTGGTCTCCGGTTCCAAAATCTCGTGGAAGAAGATGCTGCTGCAGCCGTTGGGCAATCCCATGATCATCGCCTCGGCATTGGGTGTGGCCGTCGCCCTGACCGGCTGGACCGCGCCGGACCTGCTGCAGAAGCCCATCGACATGCTGGCCGGCGGGGCCGTGCCCATGGTCCTGCTGGCCTTCGGCCTTTCCCTCGCCGGCCGCGCCCCGCTGCAGAAGGATGACGGCCGGACGGAAACCCTCGTGGCAACGTTCCTCAAAATCGCCGGGATGCCGCTGATTGTGTGGGTGCTTGGCCGCTTTGTCTTCGGGCTGGAAGGCCAGCATCTCCTGGCCAGCGTGATCATGGCGGCACTTCCCACCGCCCAGAACGTGTTCCTCTTTGCATCCCCCTACGGCCGCGGCATGACCGTGGCCCGCGACGTCATCCTGTGCACCACCGTACTGAGTGTGGGCGCACTCCTGGCCGTCGCCTGGCTGGTTGGGTAGACCCGGGGCGGATCTCCCGTCTGTCCCCCCGACGTCCAAAGGCAGGTCCGACGGGTTGTGGCTGCGAGCATGCCCCAACTCCTGCGGACTTCAGCCTGAGCTCTGGAAAGACTGAGTTCCATGGAACGGGAGTTCTCGCAGCTACTTCTACTCCCGTGCCTTGAAAACCGATAACGGACGTTACGTAAAGTAGAACAGTGATTATTGCATCCGATGCACGATCACACCTCCTCCGCCCATTGCCACCCGGTACCGCGTCACTTGAAGTAGAAATATGCCTGTGACCTGCGGAAACACCGCGCGAATGGTCGGCGGGGCTACTCGTAGGTCCACCAAGCAGCCCTCAAAAGCTGGAGTGCATCAAGCTGGAATGGGCCCTCTGATCCGCGGATTTGCGCGGATTCTGCATTAATTGCATGATTCTTGCATCCAATGCAATGTATCAGGAGGGTTCGTGGCGGTCGATTTAGCGGGGCGGGTGCTCGACTTCGGCGCTGTGCGTTTCCTTCACCCGGAGGACCACGTGTTCACACAGATGCTCACGGGCTGGCGCAACCAGCAGCTGAGTAGGAACCTGTCGTTTGGCACGATCGAGGGCCGGGAACGGCTGGTGACGCGGTTCCAGGAGTCCACGAACGAGTATCCGTGGCAGTGGACGCCGGCCCACGTGGACGAGTTCTTCGGGGATCTGCGCAGCGTGAAGCGTGCCGCCCAGTCCACAATCCGGAGCTACCAGGCAGCGCTGAGGGCGTTCTGCGCCTATGCGGCGTCGCCTGAGTATGGCTGGGACCGGGTCTGTGAACAGTACTTCGGAACGCACCCTGCACAGGTATGTTTTGACTGGAACACCGCGGTCCATGCGCAGGCGACAGAGTCAGCTCCTGTCCGGCGCCCGTTCACCAGGCAGGAGTTGCAGGCCTTCTTTGACCGAGCCGATGACGAGGTGGACCGGATCGCGACTCTGGGCCGCAAAGGCTGGCTGCCGGCCTACCGCGACGCTGTCCTGTTCAAGGTGGCCTACTGCTGGGGGCTGCGACGCAATGAGGTCAGACACCTGCAGACTGTGGATTTTTCCAGGAACCCCCACGCGCGGGAGTTTGGCAAGTACGGGGTGCTGCAGGTCCGCTATGGCAAGGCCATGCGGGGCTCTCCCCCGAAACGCCGCAGCGTCCTGACAGTGTTTGACTGGTCGGCGGAGATCATCGCCGACTGGCTGGAACGCGGCCACCCGCACATGACCGACGGGCTGGACCTGTTCCCCTCCGAACGCGGCACCCTGGTTTCCGAGACCGCGCTGAACCGCAGGTTCAACCGCTACTGCCAAGACCTGGGCCTCTCCCCCGGCCTGGACATCCACTCGCTGCGCCGCTCCTACGTCACCCACCTGATCGAAGCCGGCATGGACCCCCTGTTCGTCCAGCACCAGGCTGGACACGAACACGCCTCGACCACGGCCCTCTATACCTCCGTCTCCAGCGACTACCGGATCAAAACGCTGCGCCGGGCCCTGGACTCCACCGTCCGGGACGCCCTTGCCGGAATGGAAGACTGAACCTCATGAAACGAGAGATCGACTACCGGTGGCGGCTCGCCGAACTCATGGCAGCCCGCGGAATGCACAACAGCACCGACCTGGGCCCGTTGCTGAAGGAACGCGGCATCGAGCTCTCGGCCTCCCAGGTATATCGGCTGGTCACCCAGCGCCCGGAACGTGTCTCGCTGATGATGGTCGCTGCTCTCTGCGATATCTTCTCCTGCGGACCCGAGGACCTGGTCACCGTCATTGCAACAGACGCCAAGGTCCGCAAGGTCGCCTCCGACGCCAACGTCGTGGACCTGAACAAGACCATCCGGCCAAAACGTGCCCGCGTGATCCGCGATGACGGCTGAAATCACACCGCGGCTTGTCGTCCGCGGCCGGCCCCGCACGACAGGAGACTTCACCTGCGACAGATGCTCACGGACAGCCGGCAGGCACCGCGCCAGCTGGCCAGAAGGCAGGATCTGCGGGACCTGCTTCACCGTCGCCATGCGCACTCACGGGCCCTGCCCCGGCTGCCGAACGGAGCGCATGCTCCCGGGAAGGTCTGCTGCCCACAGCGACCAACCGGTCTGTGTCGATTGCGCAGGTATCACCCAGGACTACCACTGCTCCGGCTGCGGCACGGAAACCGAGCATTACCGCCAGAACATTTGCGCACGCTGCTCACTTCGGGACGACCTCACCGTCCTGTTGCGCGTCGACGAGGCCCGGGGATCGGAAACCACGGCGACGAAACTGCTTGGCGCGCTCTGCGGAGCCCAGCGCCCCGAAAGCATCCTCACGTGGCTGCGTAAAACCGGTGTCCGCGATTTGCTAGCCCGGCTTGCCACCGGCGAGATCGCCCTCAGCCATGAAGCTCTGGACAAGGAACCAAACAGCCTGCGGGTGGAACACATGCGCAGCCTGCTCACCCACCACAAGTTACTCCCGGAGAGGGACCACTACCTCGCGCTCTTTCAACGCTGGCTCACGAGCAAGCTCGCGAACGTTGACGACGTCGACATCAGACGACCCGTTGAATCCTTTGCCCGGTGGCACCACCTGCGACGCATCCGGAGCCTCTCCGCAGAGGGGAAGCCCACCCGCGGTCCCGTACACAGCGCGAAGCAGGAAATCAGCGAAACCATAAAATTCCTCAACTGGCTCAAGCTCACCCACGGACGGACCGTCGCCTCGTGCGTCCAGGCCGACGTCGACGCTTGGCTGGCCGACGGCCCGACCACAAGGCACGCCATCAGAACCTTCTTCGTCTGGGCGGTCACGAACCGGACCTGCACCAACATCACCATCGGATTCCGGCAGGCCAAGACCGTGCCACTGCTCACCCAGGGCCAGCGCCTCGGAATGCTCAAAGCCTGCCTGACCGACAACATAGACACCCTGCCTTACCGGGTCGCCGCCACTCTCCTGCTGCTCTACGCCCAGCCGGTCGTGAAGATCGCCGCGATGAGAAGCACCGACGTGATCCTCACGCCCGACGGCCTGCGCCTGTCCCTCGGCGAAGGCGACCCTGCACCAGTACCGGAGCCGTTCGCGTCACTGCTCACAGAACACCTGGCCGCACGCCCCAACTTGCGCACCGGCAGCAGTTCAGGCAGCGAATGGTTGTTCCCCGGCTACCGGCCCGGGCAACACATCCACCCAAACACGCTCATGGAGCGCCTCAGGGAAATCGGCATCAACCTCCTCGGTGCACGCAACGCATCCCTCCGCGCGCTCGTCACCGAAGTTCCGGCCCCGCTCGTCGCCGAAATGCTCGGCTACAGCTATCAAGTGACCCAGAAGCACGCAACCGCGGCCGCCGAGCCCTGGTCCCGCTATCCAAGAATCTAGGCGACGCGGATAATGACTGACACCATCGGAATCGATCGATAGCCACTCCCTAGAGATCTGGGACGGGCCTCACGGATGGCAGCCCGACTAACGGATGGCAGCCCGACTAATGGAGGCAATGGTGGCAACAAAGGAAGAACTGCAACGGAGGCTTCAACGCATCCTCCGCTGGTTCCTTCCAGTAATGGTCATCATGCTGATCTCCACCGTCCTAAGCCTCGTTGGTGTCGATTCGGAGCCATGGCTCTGGACTCGGACCATTCTCTTCGGCATCGCCGTCCTCGTAATGGGCGTCCAAATAACCAGATTCTCGCTATGGCAGAGGGACGAGTACTGGCGAGAACGAGGAAGAGATCCTAAGCATCCGGAGCGGTTTCCGTCGACCGACGCTGAATAGTTCCAAAGTGAATATGCACGGTTACCAGTAAGTATGCTAATAGTTGCACACGCCCTTCTATTTAATGGCCGGTCTCATTATGTGTTGATCTCCTGTCTCACTCACTCAACTGTCTCATCCAAGTCGACGCCCTCTCACTACAGTTGCCCATCCCACCGATCTGTCTCACTACAGTGAATATTCGCGCTTTTGGGGTCCATCTGTCGTGTGTTTGGGGGCCGGTGGGCAGAGCGCGCAGTAGCGGTCTTGGGTGCCGGCAGTGGCGTGCCTGGGGGCCACCCAGTTTAGGCTCCTTCCGTCGTGTGTATAGGGCGCACGGCGGAAGGAGTAATCATCAATGGTACGGAAGATCAGAGCGAAGCTCGTGTTGCAGTTGCGCGCCGAGGGCCTGTCCGGGCGGGCGATCGCGGCATCGCAGGGAATGTCGCGGAAGAGCATCACGGCGGTGCTGGAGGCCGCCGACGCGGCCGGTGTGGTTTGGGATGAGATCGCCGAAAGTACGGACCGCGAGGTGTATGCCCGGTTGTTCCCGGGCCGCGGTGAGCATCAAAGCGTGTTCGCGCAGCCGGACTGGGACCAGGTCCACCGGGAGATGGCCCGGGTCGGGGTGACGCTGAAGCTGCTGCATGGCGAGTACGCCGATTCATGCGCCGCTGCCGGTGAGCCGATGATGGGTTATGACCGGTTCTGCAGGACCTACCAGCGGCATGTGTTGGTAACGGGGGCGGCATCCCGGGTCGGGCACAAGGCCGGGCAGACGGTGGAGGTCGACTGGTCGGGGCCGACGATGCAGCTGGCCGATCCGGCCACGGGCAAGTCCAGGACCGTGTATCTGTTCGTGGCATGCCTGCCCTTCAGCCGGTATGCGTTCGTTGAACCTGCCCTGGACATGAAGCAGGACACCTGGTTGCGGGCCCACGTGGCGATGTTCGAGGCCTTCACCGGTTCGGTGCCGCGGATCGTGCCGGACAATCTGAAGACCGGTGTCATCAAGCATCCCCGCGAGGGCGAGGTCGTGCTCAATGACGCTTACCGCGAGATGGCGGCGCACTATTCAGCGGCGGTGCTGCCCGGACGTGTCAGGCACCGAAGGATAAGGCGAGCGTGGAAAACACGGTCGCCCACGTGGCTACCTGGATCATCGCAGGGCTGCGCCAGCGACAATTCACATCGTTGCCGGAGCTCAGGGCCGCCATCATCGAGCGGGTGGCGGCCTACAATGCGGAGCCGTTCCAGAAGCGGCCCGGGTCCAGAGCCAGCGTGTTCGCAACCGAGGAGCAGCCGCTGCTGACGGGATTGCCGGCGGCGGCCTACGAGATCAGCAGATGGGCATACGGGCGCCGGGTTAGCCGGAACGGGCACGTGGTCTGGGAGAGAAACTACTACTCGGTGCCCTTTGCCAATATCGGCACCACGGTGGACCTGCGGATCACCGATCGGGTGATTCAGGCCTATCAGGGCAGCGAACGGCTGACCAGCCACCTGCTGCTGCCCGAGGGCGCGGCCAACGAGTACCGCACCAACGACGCGGACCTGCCCGCCGGCGAGAAGTACCGGCAGTGGGACCCGGCCCGGGTGCGGGAGTGGGCCGGACGGATCGGCCCGGCAGCGGTGACCGTGGTCAACCGGATCTTCGAGTCCGTCCCGGTCGACGAGCAGGGCCTGGACGCAGCACTGGCCGTGTTGCGGCTCTCCCGGCGCTACTCGGCCGAACGGGTCGAGGCAGCCTGCCGGCTTGCGTTGGCAGGCCGCGTCCGGTCCCCGCGGTATGCCCATCTGCAGCCGATCCTGGCCACAGAGCAGGACAAAGCCGCCGGACTCAGGCCACCACGGGATGAACCGGTCGAACACGGCGGATACGTCCGCGGCGCCGAATACTACGCAGGTGGTGCCAAGTGAGCGGGATCGATATCGAAACCAAACGCAAGCTCCGTGAGATGGGTGCCGCCCCGATGCTGGAGGCACTCGAGGCCCAGGACGAGACGCTCGTGCTCGGCATGGCCTTCGAGGAACGGCTCCGGCTGGTCGTGGACGAGGCCCACTCCGGGTTCAACCACGCCAAGGTTGAGGGACTGATCCGGCGGGCCGGGCTACGCTACCCGGGCGCGGATCTGCGCCGGCTCGACCTCGTGGACGAGCGTGGTCTGGACCGGAACGTGATCGCCCAGCTCGGCACGTGTTCGTTCATCGAACGGCAGCAGAACGTCGTGTTTCAGGGATTCACCGGATCCGGGAAATCCTACCTGGGGTGCGCGCTGGCCAAGCAGGCCTGCCAGCACCGGATCCGGGCCCACTACGTCCGCATGCCCGACCTTGAGGAAGCCTGGGCACTGGCAAAGGACAAACCACAGGGACAAACCAAATTCCTGAACAAGTACGCGGCCTTCACCCTCCTCGTGATCGACGAATGGCTTCTCGACCACCCCGACGAGGGCATGCGCAGCATGCTCCTGGAACTGCTCGAGCGCCGGTACGACACAGCATCAACCGTGTTCTGCACCCAGTACGCCAAGAAAGACTGGCACCAACGGCTCGGCTCCGGCGTCCACGCCGATGCAATCATGGACCGCATCGTTCACAACACCATCTGGGTCGATACCGGCAACCACAACATGCGCCAACACGCCACCATGAAGCAGTAAGAAAACGTCGGTGGGAGCCGGCGGCCCCCACAACCACGGCCACTGGCCCCCACCGGCAATATCAATGGCCCCGAAAGGCAAGATCGGCTGGCTTCCAAACCTTCAAATACTCAACAGTTGACCCAACGGTCCAAGTTCCTTGTATTGCCGGCGGTTTTTGGTTCGACAGCTCACCCAGGGATTCTTCGCTTTGGTCCAACTGTAGTGAGACAAACCGGAAGAATCTTTCTCACAACCGTTGACCCAACCCCCGAGATTCCGTGGTTTTCGTGGGTCGACTTAAATGAGACGGGACACATGGGCACTCTTCTCTGCCGCGGACTTCCGCAGGCCGCGTGCAATTAGCTCTTCTGACGCGGTATTCCCCACGGGTACCGAAAAGCCCAGATCGCTATATTGCTCGAGTCGCGTTGATAAAAGACGCTTCTAAGTCATACAGACGATTCATGTTATCTCTAATTATCTTCGCTGATGGTTGCCATTTCTCCCATCCCCTGCGAACATACTCGTCGGCGCCCAGGTAGTTAGAATCCTGAATGAGACCGAAGGCGACGCTTGCTTCCTCTCGGAGCCAATTAGAGGTTGCTTGTATAGCGTCGA from Pseudarthrobacter sp. SSS035 carries:
- a CDS encoding aldehyde dehydrogenase (NADP(+)), which produces MTLTGHSLIAGQPVVGSGRTAFGFNPATNEALEPAYTLITEDQLTTATSAAAAAYPSFSALDPETHAGFLEAIAGNIEAIGDELIIRAGQETGLPTARLTGERARTTGQLRLFANVVRQGDFRGVRIDPALPERTPLPRADIRQRQIPLGPVAVFGASNFPLAFSTAGGDTASALAAGCPVVFKAHNAHPGTSELVGQAIAKAVADAGLHPGVFSLIYGPGASIGQALVADPAIKAVGFTGSQSAGIALIRTAAARPEPIPVYAEMSSLNPVFVFDGALKGDVDALAQQYVTAVTGSSGQLCTSPGLLFAPEGELGDKLAAAVGRAVSACAGQTMLTEGIAGSWNAGAEALGSADGVTVVGQGTEGPTKNAPAPTIFGTGVKEFVANHVLHAEIFGAASLVIRYGSVHELIAATNRLEGQLTASLQLTEEDYPTAAQLLPALEQKVGRIIVNGWPTGVEVGHAMVHGGPFPATSDARTTSVGTLAINRFLRPVAYQNLPQELLPAALRDTNPWQLNRRIDGTVEAAADAKDKVNA
- a CDS encoding enolase C-terminal domain-like protein; this encodes MSNQPTIARVEVVPVAGHDSMLMNLSGAHGPFFTRNVVIVTDSDGRTGLGEVPGGEKIKTTIEEAGTLITGQPVARFRSLLREIAAEFADRDAGGRGLQTFDLRTTVHAVTAVESALLDLHGQFLGVPVAELLGDGQQRTSVPMLGYLFFVGDQARTDLPYLVEETPSDRWEKLRRQEAMTPEAVVALAEAAHERYGFTDFKLKGGVLSGDDEVDVVTALHARFPDARVTLDPNGGWLLEEAIRLGKRMQGVVAYAEDPCGAEGRFSGREVMAEFRRATGLKTATNMIATDWRELSHAIRSNAVDIPLADPHFWTMSGSVRVAQLCNEFGLTWGSHSNNHFDISLAMFTHTGAAAPGEITALDTHWIWQDGQGLTKNPLQIRDGAISVPDAPGLGIELDRDALDKAHELYLQHGLDARDDSIGMQYYVDGWSFDPKRPCLVR
- a CDS encoding AEC family transporter; the encoded protein is MGGVVSGILIVSVVIAVGYFAARLRILGPEVQGALTRTAYYVTNPALLFTVVAGSDIRAALGTDAPLALLSAAIVGLLYWLASFLFFRRPAAETAVGAMASSYANANNIGIPVSLYAVGTAQHVAPVLLVQLLVMAPFYLTVLGLVSGSKISWKKMLLQPLGNPMIIASALGVAVALTGWTAPDLLQKPIDMLAGGAVPMVLLAFGLSLAGRAPLQKDDGRTETLVATFLKIAGMPLIVWVLGRFVFGLEGQHLLASVIMAALPTAQNVFLFASPYGRGMTVARDVILCTTVLSVGALLAVAWLVG
- a CDS encoding site-specific integrase, which produces MAVDLAGRVLDFGAVRFLHPEDHVFTQMLTGWRNQQLSRNLSFGTIEGRERLVTRFQESTNEYPWQWTPAHVDEFFGDLRSVKRAAQSTIRSYQAALRAFCAYAASPEYGWDRVCEQYFGTHPAQVCFDWNTAVHAQATESAPVRRPFTRQELQAFFDRADDEVDRIATLGRKGWLPAYRDAVLFKVAYCWGLRRNEVRHLQTVDFSRNPHAREFGKYGVLQVRYGKAMRGSPPKRRSVLTVFDWSAEIIADWLERGHPHMTDGLDLFPSERGTLVSETALNRRFNRYCQDLGLSPGLDIHSLRRSYVTHLIEAGMDPLFVQHQAGHEHASTTALYTSVSSDYRIKTLRRALDSTVRDALAGMED
- a CDS encoding helix-turn-helix transcriptional regulator, with protein sequence MKREIDYRWRLAELMAARGMHNSTDLGPLLKERGIELSASQVYRLVTQRPERVSLMMVAALCDIFSCGPEDLVTVIATDAKVRKVASDANVVDLNKTIRPKRARVIRDDG
- a CDS encoding ATP-binding protein, whose product is MSGIDIETKRKLREMGAAPMLEALEAQDETLVLGMAFEERLRLVVDEAHSGFNHAKVEGLIRRAGLRYPGADLRRLDLVDERGLDRNVIAQLGTCSFIERQQNVVFQGFTGSGKSYLGCALAKQACQHRIRAHYVRMPDLEEAWALAKDKPQGQTKFLNKYAAFTLLVIDEWLLDHPDEGMRSMLLELLERRYDTASTVFCTQYAKKDWHQRLGSGVHADAIMDRIVHNTIWVDTGNHNMRQHATMKQ